A single Selenomonas ruminantium subsp. lactilytica TAM6421 DNA region contains:
- a CDS encoding Rpn family recombination-promoting nuclease/putative transposase, whose product MTNPKSLIQQAIENDIANKKYNPMNDVLFKFIFGKDERKQVTIDFLNAVLDRHGAATIKDIQFQNSEIVPFYDDDKLTRLDIFCVTEEGLQIDVEVQIVDKKNMERRTLYYWSQMYLMNLSKGGKYQNLKPSITINILRYNIFPGEPAHSMYSIYNMETQRRLNEDMELHFLEVPKFQKKPVSEMTSVERWLAYFSNKLDPKEMEELAMNEAAIQTALDAATIFMQDKKERLNYLNREMAIFDYESDKDAWFSEGRAEGRAEGLVEGADLNSVDLIKNLMSSSNLSVDAAMDALKIPEEKRAKYRAMVTNK is encoded by the coding sequence ATGACAAATCCAAAATCACTCATACAGCAGGCCATTGAGAATGATATTGCCAACAAGAAATACAATCCCATGAATGATGTCCTGTTCAAGTTTATCTTCGGCAAGGATGAACGGAAGCAGGTCACCATTGACTTCCTCAATGCCGTTTTGGATCGCCATGGTGCTGCAACCATCAAGGACATCCAATTCCAGAATAGCGAGATTGTCCCCTTCTATGACGATGACAAACTGACCCGGCTGGATATATTCTGCGTTACCGAAGAAGGTTTGCAGATTGATGTTGAGGTCCAGATCGTGGATAAAAAGAATATGGAACGTCGCACCCTTTACTATTGGTCGCAGATGTATCTGATGAATCTGTCCAAGGGTGGGAAGTATCAAAACTTGAAACCGTCCATAACCATCAACATCCTCCGCTACAATATCTTCCCCGGCGAACCGGCTCACTCCATGTACAGTATCTACAACATGGAAACCCAACGCCGCCTCAATGAAGATATGGAACTGCATTTCCTTGAGGTTCCTAAATTCCAGAAAAAGCCCGTCAGCGAAATGACCAGTGTGGAACGCTGGCTGGCTTACTTCTCCAACAAATTAGATCCGAAAGAAATGGAGGAATTGGCCATGAATGAAGCTGCTATTCAGACTGCTTTGGACGCAGCCACCATCTTTATGCAGGATAAAAAAGAGCGTCTTAACTACCTGAACCGTGAAATGGCCATCTTTGACTACGAATCTGATAAGGATGCCTGGTTTAGCGAAGGACGTGCAGAAGGACGTGCCGAAGGGCTGGTTGAGGGTGCCGACCTGAACAGCGTTGATTTGATCAAAAATCTCATGTCCTCCAGTAACCTCAGTGTTGACGCAGCAATGGATGCTCTAAAAATTCCGGAAGAGAAAAGGGCAAAGTATCGGGCCATGGTGACGAATAAATAA